GCATGCCGAACCGGCTACCATGCACGTTACGACCATTACCGCCAATACCAACAATGCTAACTTCTTCATCTACTTCCCCCTTTTAATGAGCCCGACGATCGGGGCGAATTATGTCCGCCAAGATATTTGGCGGACTTCCTTACTCTTCTATCGAGATAGCTTCAACAGGACAGCTATCCTTGGCTTCTTTGCAGGTTTCCTCGGCTGCTTGTGGTACCGGATTGACTTTCACGGAAGCGATATCACTTTTCATCTCGAAAACTTCCGGGCATATATTAGTGCAGAGCTCGCATCCGGTGCAGAG
The DNA window shown above is from Candidatus Omnitrophota bacterium and carries:
- a CDS encoding ferredoxin, with translation MKAKVDPNLCTGCELCTNICPEVFEMKSDIASVKVNPVPQAAEETCKEAKDSCPVEAISIEE